The sequence TCTCTTTCTTAATGTTCATTTTATGTGCTTCATGTGTTAGCTGTTGAGAAGTTAAATACAACTTGCCACCGACGGCTTCTTTTCCTTTCCACAGGTTCGCCATTCCCTTTTTTACGACGTTTTCCATGAGACTATCACCTCTCCTTGTCTTTCTAATGTATACGATCGAGCGCGAGAAAAGTTTCATCCTTTCTAATGAGTTACCAATTTATTCCCTATTGGTGCAGAAATAAACCACCTGCAATATACAGGTGGTTTGCTTTAAATCTCTATTTTATTTGTTTTATGAACGGCTTCAGTGCCAGCATCCAGTGCCGTCTTGTAATAGGAGCATTTATGCTCAATCAGCTCCATTGTCTTCTTCAGTTCTTCCATCTGTGCTTCCACACTCGCTTTTCGTTCCAAAAACATGTCATATCTTTGCTGCAGTGTGTCATCTCCGTCTGAGCACCAATCAATGAAGCTCTTAATTTCCTTAATGGGCATTCCAGTCGATTTTAGACATTCAATCACTTTTAGTGCGTCTAAGTCGGATGCTTTAAACAGGCGAGTTCCGCTAGCTGTACGTTCCACAAAGGGCAGAAGTCCTTCTTTGTCATAGTAACGCAAGGTATATACGGTAAGGTTCAATTCTCTTGCCACTTCTCCGATAGAATATGTTTTCATCACTGATCTCCCTTTTCTGATTAACTTCGAGTGGCAAAATACTATCACGGTATTACTGGAATGTCAAAATCTATTACATATAGAAAGTCCTTCAAATAAATAGACTTCATCACTTGACCTAGAGTTAACTATAAGGCGTAGAATGGATGGGAAAGAGAAGAAGCTCTCTTTAAGTATTTATTTCAGGAGGTTTTTATTAATGGTAACTGCTAAAGCACGTGCTGTCGACGGTCCAAAAAAATCGTTCCGCGCAGCTGAGATTACTCGACGCGAACTTGATTTACATGATGTGTTGATTGAGATTAAATATGCAGGAATCTGCCATTCTGACATTCATACTGCCCATGGTGACTGGGGAGAGGTGAACTATCCTCTTGTACCTGGACATGAGATAGCTGGGGTAGTGACGGATGTAGGACCCGAGGTAACCAAGTATAAGGTAGGTGACCGTGTTGGTGTTGGATGTATGGTAGACTCCTGCGGTGAATGCGAGAATTGCCAGCAAGGAGAAGAACAGTACTGTCTCAAAGGAAATGTTCCAACATACGCTGGTGTAGATAAATATGGCGAGCCGACTCAAGGTGGTTATTCCACTCACATCGTTGTAACAGAGGATTTTGTTCTTAGAATTCCTGATAACATTGGGCTTGATGTAGCTGCGCCATTACTTTGTGCTGGAATTACGACATATTCTCCATTAAACCATTGGCAAGCTGGCCCTGGTAAGAAAGTAGCCGTTGTTGGTATGGGCGGTCTTGGTCATATGGCTGTTAAGATTGCACATGCTATGGGGGCTGAGGTGACGGTATTGTCACAAACATTGAATAAAAAAGAGGACGGCATGCAATTCGGTGCAGATCACTACTATGCCACAAGCTCTCCCGAAACTTTCGAGCAACTGGCAGGTACCTTTGACCTGATTATTAATACGGTAAGTGCTAATATTGATATCAATGCGCACCTCTCCTTATTAACGTTAGATGGGACGCTCGTAAATGTTGGTGCACCTGCAGAGCCATTGGCTGTCAATGTGTTCTCTCTCATTCCTCACCGTCGTTCCTTTGCAGGTTCCATGATTGGCGGCATTCGTGAGACACAGGAAATGCTGGATTTCTGTGCAAAACATAACACCGTTCCCTCAATTGAAGTGATCTCGGCAGATCAGATTGATTACGCATATGAGCGCGTGTTAGCTTCAGATGTTAAGTATCGATTCGTGATTGATATTAGTACGATGTAAGTTTTTATAAGAAAAGGCTTGGAGGACAATCTCTAAGCCTTTTTTACACGTTAGGAAAGTATAAAATTTTAGCAGAGAAGAAGCTCGACGTAGTGAAAATTTAAAGTGTACCAAGTATAAGAAAAACTTCGGCACTCGCTAAAGACAAGGCGAATGCCGAGTTTTTCTAATGTTAGGAAAAGTTTTAGTAATGAAGAAGCACGACGAAATGAAGATTTAGTACGTACCAAGTATAAGAATGAAAAGTATATAATCATTCTCGTTAGTGAGATAAGAAAAGGAGCCAAAAGTAATTGCAGTGCCGTGAGATTTGTGTCGTTAGAGAGAAAGGAGCCAAAAGTTGTAAGCGAACACCAAAGATTTGTATCGTTTAGTGAGAAAGGAGCCAAAAGTGGGAAGTGAACACCAAAGATTTGTATTGTTTCGGAAGAAAGAAGACAAATCATGGTGTTTCCCTGCTGGTTTTGTCTCCTTAAAGAGTCTGTACCATAGCGTAGTCCAGCCCATAGACTTCCGCAGGACGAAAAATGGCTGGTAGAAGGGGTATCAGCACATGAATTATTTCAAAATGTCCGCTATGTGCCACTTAACTTAATCCCAGATAGTTGTATAGTATTTATGTCAATTAGGATCGGGTGAAGTGTGCCAGATCCCTCCAATGAGAAAAAGGATATTTTTATCAATTGTTGCGCATGAATGACTATATTTTTGTTACAATATGGTAAATGCTGTTTGGAAAAGGGGTGCGTAAAGTTGAAAGAGCGGATGAAAGAGTTAGGGTGGAAAAAAATATTACTTTATTCTGTTATTAGTATCATTTTACTTGTGATCATAGGCTTTACCATAATATTTGGTGCGTTATTGATATTAGATCAATTTGATGATCGTTATCAGGAACCAGTGAGTTACGAGTTAGAGGATTGAAGCCAATTGAAAGAAGCTGCCC is a genomic window of Gracilibacillus salinarum containing:
- a CDS encoding MerR family transcriptional regulator translates to MKTYSIGEVARELNLTVYTLRYYDKEGLLPFVERTASGTRLFKASDLDALKVIECLKSTGMPIKEIKSFIDWCSDGDDTLQQRYDMFLERKASVEAQMEELKKTMELIEHKCSYYKTALDAGTEAVHKTNKIEI
- a CDS encoding NAD(P)-dependent alcohol dehydrogenase; protein product: MVTAKARAVDGPKKSFRAAEITRRELDLHDVLIEIKYAGICHSDIHTAHGDWGEVNYPLVPGHEIAGVVTDVGPEVTKYKVGDRVGVGCMVDSCGECENCQQGEEQYCLKGNVPTYAGVDKYGEPTQGGYSTHIVVTEDFVLRIPDNIGLDVAAPLLCAGITTYSPLNHWQAGPGKKVAVVGMGGLGHMAVKIAHAMGAEVTVLSQTLNKKEDGMQFGADHYYATSSPETFEQLAGTFDLIINTVSANIDINAHLSLLTLDGTLVNVGAPAEPLAVNVFSLIPHRRSFAGSMIGGIRETQEMLDFCAKHNTVPSIEVISADQIDYAYERVLASDVKYRFVIDISTM